The proteins below come from a single Sorghum bicolor cultivar BTx623 chromosome 4, Sorghum_bicolor_NCBIv3, whole genome shotgun sequence genomic window:
- the LOC8064288 gene encoding ferrochelatase-2, chloroplastic, whose product MWSSSQASTRGVVEMGRVEAGPSHFPKRPAPRNSARVNLSRTVKPCSAGDRPGISVNCNLGWSSQTSPDLSQHFRGYSSASEAVLTAQSDLRKLLVGNEKIGVLLLNLGGPETLDDVQPFLFNLFADPDIIRLPRLFRFLQKPLAKFISVVRAPKSKEGYASIGGGSPLRQITDAQAEALREALCGKDVPAKVYVGMRYWHPFTEEAIEQIKRDGITKLVVLPLYPQFSISTSGSSLRLLESIFREDEYLVNMQHTVIPSWYQREGYIKSMATLIENELTKFPVPQKVMIFFSAHGVPLAYVEEAGDPYKAEMEECVDLIMEELEKRGITNPCTLAYQSRVGPVEWLKPYTDETIIELGQKGVKSLLAVPISFVSEHIETLEEIDVEYKELALESGIKHWGRVPALGCEPTFISDLADAVIESLPYVGAMAVSNLEARQSLVPLGSVEELLAAYDSKRDELPPPVIVWEWGWTKSAETWNGRAAMLAVLALLVLEVTTGEGFLHQWGILPRLH is encoded by the exons ATGTGGTCTTCGAGCCAGGCGAGCACGAGGGGCGTGGTGGAGATGGGGAGAGTGGAGGCCGGGCCGTCGCATTTCCCCAAGAGGCCCGCGCCCCGGAATTCCGCCAG GGTCAATCTATCAAGGACAGTTAAACCTTGCTCAGCTGGCGACCGCCCAGGAATTTCTGTTAACTGCAACTTGGGGTGGTCTTCTCAAACATCGCCTGACTTGAGTCAGCACTTTAGAGGATATTCATCAGCATCAGAGGCAGTTCTTACTGCCCAATCAGATTTGAGAAAACTTTTGGTTGGCAATGAGAAAATCGGTGTTCTCTTGCTGAATCTTGGGGGCCCAGAGACTCTTGATGATGTGCAGCCTTTCTTGTTTAATCTTTTTGCAGATCCG GACATTATCCGTCTTCCTAGGCTCTTTCGCTTTCTGCAGAAGCCACTTGCAAAATTCATATCGGTAGTGAGAGCACCAAAGAGTAAGGAAGGTTATGCATCCATAGGTGGCGGTTCTCCTCTCCGACAAATTACTGACGCACAG GCTGAAGCACTAAGGGAGGCATTATGTGGAAAAGATGTTCCTGCCAAGGTGTATGTTGGAATGCGGTATTGGCATCCCTTCACTGAAGAAGCCATAGAACAA ATAAAACGGGATGGTATCACGAAACTTGTTGTGTTGCCTCTATACCCTCAGTTCTCCATATCAACTAGTGGTTCAAGTCTCCGTTTATTGGAGAGCATATTCAG AGAGGATGAATATCTCGTGAATATGCAACATACAGTTATACCTTCCTGGTATCAACGTGAAGGATATATCAAGTCTATGGCAACTTTGATTGAGAACGAACTGACAAAATTTCCAGTACCCCAAAAG GTTATGATATTTTTCAGTGCTCACGGAGTTCCTCTGGCATATGTTGAAGAAGCTGGTGATCCATATAAAGCAGAAATGGAAGAGTGTGTCGATCTTATCATGGAAGAACTGGAAAAAAGAGGAATAACAAATCCGTGCACACTTGCTTATCAG AGTCGAGTTGGACCAGTGGAATGGCTGAAACCGTACACTGATGAGACAATTATTGAGCTTGGGCAGAAAGGGGTAAAGAGCCTGCTTGCTGTTCCCATTAG TTTTGTCAGCGAACACATTGAAACTTTGGAAGAAATCGATGTGGAGTACAAAGAGTTGGCTTTAGAATCTGGCATCAAGCACTGGGGACGAGTTCCAGCATTAGGTTGCGAACCCACATTCATTTCGGATCTTGCTGATGCTGTTATTGAAAGCCTACCTTATGTTGGCGCAATGGCAGTTTCCAATCTTGAGGCTCGGCAG TCTCTCGTACCCCTCGGGAGCGTGGAGGAGCTGCTAGCAGCATACGACTCGAAGCGCGATGAGCTCCCCCCTCCGGTGATCGTGTGGGAGTGGGGCTGGACGAAGAGCGCAGAGACCTGGAATGGCCGCGCAGCGATGCTGGCCGTGCTGGCTCTCCTGGTGCTGGAAGTGACCACCGGCGAAGGGTTCCTGCATCAATGGGGAATCCTGCCCCGGCTCCACTGA